From the Pseudomonas putida genome, one window contains:
- a CDS encoding YcgN family cysteine cluster protein, whose protein sequence is MIADSAPFWRRKTLEQLSPQEWESLCDGCGLCCLQKLEDEDDNSVYYTRIACKLLDLDTCQCSDYPNRFAHVPDCIQLTPGKADQFKWLPSTCGYRLVSEGKDLPEWHHLVCGDRKQVHEQRISQSGRMLSEHDVDEDDWEDHLIFRAS, encoded by the coding sequence ATGATCGCTGACAGCGCGCCGTTCTGGCGGCGCAAGACCCTCGAACAACTCAGCCCGCAAGAGTGGGAGTCGCTGTGCGACGGCTGCGGCCTGTGCTGCCTGCAAAAGCTCGAGGATGAAGACGACAACAGCGTCTATTACACGCGCATCGCCTGCAAGCTGCTCGACCTCGATACCTGCCAGTGCAGCGACTACCCCAACCGCTTCGCCCATGTGCCGGATTGCATCCAGCTCACCCCGGGCAAGGCCGACCAGTTCAAATGGCTGCCGAGCACCTGTGGTTACCGCCTGGTCAGCGAGGGCAAGGACCTGCCCGAGTGGCATCACCTGGTGTGCGGTGACCGCAAGCAGGTGCATGAACAGCGCATATCGCAATCGGGGCGTATGCTCAGTGAGCATGATGTGGACGAAGACGACTGGGAAGACCACCTGATTTTCCGCGCCAGCTGA
- a CDS encoding nitroreductase family protein, translated as MSATPRIADYAINEQFINRWSPRAFTAEPISEETLLSFLEAARWAPSAYNSQPWRFLYARRDTPSWERYLNLLVPFNRSWAQQASALVLIISKTTFAAPGASEEKPALWHTFDTGSAWGHLALQASISGWHTHGMAGFDQALARQELKIPEGYELHAMVAIGKLGDKASLDEALQAREVPSPRRPLSELAAEGDFSL; from the coding sequence ATGAGCGCCACCCCCCGCATTGCCGATTACGCCATCAACGAGCAGTTCATCAACCGCTGGTCGCCACGCGCCTTCACCGCCGAACCGATCAGCGAAGAAACCCTGCTGAGCTTCCTCGAAGCAGCACGCTGGGCGCCATCGGCGTACAACTCACAGCCATGGCGCTTCCTGTATGCGCGCCGCGACACGCCGAGCTGGGAGCGTTACCTGAACCTGCTGGTGCCGTTCAACCGCAGCTGGGCGCAACAGGCCTCGGCGCTGGTACTGATCATTTCCAAGACCACCTTCGCAGCCCCTGGCGCCAGCGAAGAAAAGCCGGCGCTGTGGCACACGTTCGACACCGGTTCCGCCTGGGGCCACCTGGCGCTGCAGGCCAGCATCAGCGGCTGGCACACCCACGGCATGGCGGGATTCGACCAGGCACTGGCGCGCCAGGAGTTGAAGATTCCCGAAGGCTACGAGCTGCATGCCATGGTGGCGATCGGCAAGCTGGGCGACAAGGCCAGCCTGGACGAGGCGCTGCAGGCGCGTGAAGTGCCGAGCCCGCGTCGGCCACTGAGCGAGCTGGCGGCTGAGGGTGATTTCAGCCTGTAA
- a CDS encoding D-2-hydroxyacid dehydrogenase: MRVLIAEHDHARYAELLREAAPQLEILTSSDSAELARQAPQCPVWLGQPDLLASLLRQGHKPQWMQSTWAGITPLLAEGLPRDYRLTRAVGIFGQVMAEYMLTYMLGHEREVLSRLVSQVERRWDDRPGRTLEGRKVLIVGTGDIGQRVAEFLVPFGVSLYGIASSAREQAPFVEVAGLADLPRMVGQVDYVLNLLPDTPATHDLYDAALFQCFQPTALFINAGRGAAVVDADLVEALKEGHLAGAVIDVCRQEPLPQRHPFWTAWGLLLTGHSSAPTSPAAMVRLFAENVRAYAEGQGLRGEVDFARGY; encoded by the coding sequence ATGCGTGTACTGATCGCTGAGCATGATCATGCTCGATACGCCGAGCTATTGCGCGAGGCAGCGCCGCAGCTGGAAATCCTGACCAGCAGCGACTCCGCCGAACTGGCCCGCCAGGCACCGCAGTGCCCGGTCTGGCTGGGCCAGCCGGATTTGCTGGCGAGCCTGCTGCGCCAAGGGCACAAGCCGCAGTGGATGCAATCGACCTGGGCGGGCATCACGCCGTTGCTGGCCGAGGGGCTGCCACGTGATTACCGCCTGACTCGCGCCGTGGGTATCTTCGGCCAGGTGATGGCCGAGTACATGCTGACCTACATGCTTGGCCACGAGCGCGAAGTGCTGTCGCGCCTGGTCAGCCAGGTCGAGCGACGCTGGGATGACCGCCCGGGGCGCACCCTGGAAGGGCGCAAGGTGCTGATCGTCGGTACTGGCGATATCGGTCAGCGGGTGGCGGAGTTCCTCGTGCCGTTTGGCGTGAGCCTTTATGGCATCGCCAGCAGCGCCCGCGAGCAGGCGCCGTTCGTCGAGGTCGCGGGGCTGGCGGATTTGCCGCGCATGGTCGGGCAGGTGGATTACGTGCTCAACCTGCTGCCGGACACGCCGGCCACCCACGACCTGTATGACGCAGCGTTGTTCCAGTGCTTCCAGCCCACGGCGCTGTTCATCAACGCCGGGCGCGGCGCGGCGGTGGTCGATGCCGACCTGGTCGAAGCGTTGAAGGAGGGGCACCTGGCCGGGGCGGTGATCGACGTGTGCCGCCAGGAGCCGCTGCCGCAACGGCATCCATTCTGGACCGCCTGGGGCTTGTTGCTGACTGGGCACAGCTCGGCGCCCACCTCGCCGGCGGCGATGGTGCGGTTGTTTGCCGAGAATGTGCGGGCGTATGCAGAGGGGCAGGGGTTGCGCGGCGAAGTCGATTTCGCCCGGGGTTACTGA
- a CDS encoding YcgL domain-containing protein: MKRICSIYKSPRKNEMYLYVLKAEGLERVPEALLPFFGKPVHAFDLVLTPERQLAREDIAKVLENLETQGYHLQMPPAEDEYIEHLPEELLRRNDPV; the protein is encoded by the coding sequence ATGAAACGTATCTGCTCGATCTACAAGAGCCCCCGCAAGAACGAAATGTACCTCTACGTGCTCAAGGCCGAAGGCCTGGAGCGGGTGCCAGAGGCGCTGCTGCCCTTCTTTGGCAAGCCGGTGCATGCCTTCGACCTGGTGTTGACCCCGGAGCGCCAACTGGCCCGCGAAGACATCGCCAAGGTGCTGGAAAACCTCGAGACCCAGGGTTATCACTTGCAGATGCCACCGGCCGAGGACGAGTACATCGAGCACTTGCCCGAAGAGCTGCTGCGCCGTAACGACCCGGTTTGA
- the rnd gene encoding ribonuclease D, with amino-acid sequence MAIEIHWIRDDQTLAEHCRKWRELPFVALDTEFMRVDTFYPKAGLVQVGDGQRAFLIDPLLIGDWQPLGELLDDSSVVKVLHACSEDLEVLLRLTGKLPQPLFDTQLAAGYLNLGFSMGYSRLVQEVLGIELPKGETRSDWLQRPLSDTQVSYAAEDAVHLAELFAALQPRLSDDKYAWVLDDGAELVAALRREVEPEILYRDVKLAWKLGRQQLAVLRELCAWREREARSRDVPRNRILKEHSLWPMAKSQPDNLSALAKIEEMHPRTIRQDGAFLLQLIKRAASLPPEQWPEPLPEPLPIEAAGILKRLRAIGQAEGERLGIAPELMLRKKALEALLKSGYPNGPYQLPDSLRGWRRERMGQALLDDLAGAGDKQ; translated from the coding sequence GTGGCCATCGAAATTCACTGGATCCGTGACGACCAGACCCTGGCCGAACACTGCCGCAAGTGGCGCGAACTGCCCTTCGTGGCGCTCGACACCGAATTCATGCGGGTCGACACCTTCTACCCGAAAGCCGGCCTGGTACAGGTCGGTGACGGGCAACGGGCTTTCCTCATCGACCCGCTGCTGATCGGCGACTGGCAGCCGCTGGGCGAACTGCTCGACGACAGCAGCGTGGTCAAGGTGCTGCACGCCTGCAGCGAAGACCTCGAAGTGCTGCTGCGCCTGACCGGCAAGCTGCCGCAACCGTTGTTCGACACCCAGTTGGCGGCCGGTTACCTGAACCTGGGCTTCTCCATGGGCTATTCGCGCCTGGTGCAGGAAGTGCTGGGCATCGAGCTGCCCAAGGGCGAAACCCGCTCTGACTGGCTGCAGCGCCCGCTGTCGGACACCCAGGTAAGCTACGCCGCCGAAGATGCCGTGCACCTGGCCGAACTGTTCGCTGCTCTGCAGCCGCGCCTGTCTGACGACAAGTACGCCTGGGTGCTGGACGACGGCGCCGAGCTGGTGGCCGCCCTGCGCCGTGAGGTCGAACCCGAAATCCTCTATCGCGACGTCAAGCTCGCCTGGAAGCTGGGCCGCCAGCAACTGGCAGTGCTGCGCGAGCTGTGTGCCTGGCGCGAGCGCGAAGCACGCAGCCGCGACGTGCCACGCAACCGCATCCTCAAGGAACACTCGCTGTGGCCCATGGCCAAGAGCCAACCGGACAACCTGTCGGCCTTGGCCAAGATCGAAGAAATGCACCCGCGCACCATCCGTCAGGACGGCGCCTTCCTGCTCCAGCTGATCAAGCGCGCCGCCAGCCTGCCGCCCGAACAGTGGCCTGAGCCGCTGCCTGAGCCGCTGCCGATCGAAGCCGCCGGTATCCTCAAGCGCCTGCGCGCCATCGGCCAGGCCGAAGGCGAGCGGCTTGGGATCGCGCCGGAGCTGATGCTGCGCAAGAAGGCCCTGGAAGCCCTGCTCAAGAGCGGCTACCCCAACGGCCCCTACCAACTGCCCGATTCGCTGCGCGGCTGGCGCCGTGAGCGGATGGGCCAGGCCCTGCTCGACGACCTCGCAGGCGCCGGAGACAAGCAATGA
- a CDS encoding phosphoethanolamine transferase encodes MLNFKSLRTEWVTLLASVYLLVGLNMFLWEHLQEVVPAGLSGLWLSLAFAVLMLFAFNLVLTLFAFRYVLKPLLIVLFVSGASAAYFMNQYGVLIDAGMFRNMAETNVSEVRDLMSFKFAAYILLLGVLPSVVLWKAPIAYRPWHRELLGKLVVGGSCVVALGSVALVNYQGLSSLFRNHHELRLMLTPSNVVGATIGYVNERVGTAARPFQHYGEDAKRDAAWQKHERKSLTVLVVGESARADHFGVLGYERDTTPNLAKEQGLLSFSDVHSCGTETAVSVPCMFSGMKRKEYDARVAKNREGLLDILQRAGLAVQWRDNQSGCKGTCDRVQFIDVSNLKDPQLCASGECHDAILLQGLGELIDNLDKDTVLVLHQMGSHGPEYFKRYPQGGERFTPVCQSNALNQCSEQEIINGYDNTLAYTDKVLSSLIDTLRSKQDKVDTAMIYLSDHGESLGEYNLFLHGTPYAIAPEQQKHVPLLTWFSDSYKEDFGIDTDCLAKLSDAPLSQDNLFHSMLGLLQVHTEVYQQSLDMFASCRPWLAAQR; translated from the coding sequence ATGCTCAACTTCAAATCCCTGCGGACTGAATGGGTCACGCTGTTGGCCAGCGTTTACCTGCTGGTGGGTCTCAACATGTTCCTCTGGGAGCACCTGCAGGAGGTGGTGCCCGCCGGTTTGTCGGGGCTTTGGCTGAGCCTGGCGTTCGCCGTGCTGATGTTGTTCGCGTTCAATCTGGTATTGACGCTGTTCGCCTTCCGTTATGTGTTGAAGCCGCTATTGATCGTGCTGTTCGTGAGCGGTGCAAGTGCCGCTTACTTCATGAACCAGTACGGCGTGCTTATTGATGCCGGCATGTTCCGAAACATGGCCGAGACCAATGTTTCGGAAGTGCGCGACCTGATGTCGTTCAAGTTCGCCGCCTATATTCTGCTGCTCGGCGTATTGCCGTCGGTAGTGCTGTGGAAGGCACCGATCGCCTACCGCCCGTGGCACCGCGAACTGCTGGGCAAACTGGTGGTGGGCGGTTCCTGCGTCGTGGCCCTGGGCTCGGTGGCACTGGTCAACTATCAGGGGCTGTCGTCGCTGTTTCGCAACCACCACGAACTGCGCCTGATGCTCACCCCGAGCAATGTCGTCGGTGCGACCATCGGCTATGTCAACGAGCGCGTCGGTACCGCCGCGCGTCCGTTCCAGCATTATGGCGAAGATGCCAAGCGCGATGCCGCCTGGCAGAAACACGAGCGCAAATCGCTGACCGTGCTGGTGGTCGGTGAAAGTGCGCGGGCCGATCACTTCGGCGTGCTGGGCTATGAGCGCGATACCACCCCGAACCTGGCCAAGGAACAGGGCCTGCTCAGTTTCTCCGATGTGCATTCCTGTGGTACTGAAACCGCCGTCTCGGTGCCCTGCATGTTCTCCGGCATGAAGCGCAAGGAATATGACGCCCGTGTGGCGAAGAACCGCGAAGGGCTGCTCGACATCCTCCAGCGTGCCGGCCTGGCCGTGCAGTGGCGCGACAACCAGTCGGGCTGCAAAGGCACCTGCGACCGCGTGCAGTTCATCGACGTCAGCAACCTCAAGGACCCGCAGCTGTGCGCAAGCGGCGAATGCCATGACGCAATCCTGTTGCAGGGCCTGGGCGAGCTGATCGACAACCTCGACAAGGACACCGTGCTGGTGCTGCACCAGATGGGCAGCCACGGCCCCGAGTACTTCAAGCGCTACCCCCAAGGTGGCGAGCGCTTCACCCCGGTGTGCCAGAGCAACGCGCTGAACCAGTGCAGCGAGCAGGAAATCATCAACGGCTACGACAATACCCTGGCCTACACTGACAAGGTGCTGTCGTCGTTGATCGACACTCTGCGCAGCAAGCAGGACAAGGTCGACACGGCGATGATCTACCTGTCCGACCATGGCGAGTCGCTGGGCGAGTACAACTTGTTCCTGCACGGCACCCCGTATGCCATTGCCCCGGAACAACAGAAGCATGTGCCGTTGCTGACCTGGTTCTCCGACAGCTACAAGGAAGACTTCGGCATCGACACCGACTGCCTGGCCAAGCTCAGCGATGCACCGCTGTCGCAGGACAACCTGTTCCACTCGATGCTGGGCCTGCTGCAGGTGCACACCGAGGTCTACCAGCAGTCGCTGGACATGTTTGCCAGCTGCCGGCCGTGGTTGGCCGCCCAGCGCTGA
- a CDS encoding 5-carboxymethyl-2-hydroxymuconate Delta-isomerase, with amino-acid sequence MPHLNLEYSDNLRELNVDVLLLRLNHALVGSGQFADEADIKSRAEAFKQYRVGTAPGKRAFAHVRLAILSGRSPEVKQQLSNGLLEVLREAIPAQAGLDIQLCVEVLDIDRVPYAKLRLPG; translated from the coding sequence ATGCCTCACCTGAACCTGGAATACAGCGACAACCTGCGCGAGCTCAACGTCGATGTGCTGTTGCTGCGCCTTAACCACGCCCTGGTCGGCAGCGGCCAGTTTGCCGACGAGGCGGACATCAAGAGCCGGGCCGAGGCCTTCAAACAGTATCGGGTGGGTACCGCGCCGGGTAAGCGGGCCTTCGCCCATGTGCGCCTGGCCATCCTCAGCGGGCGTTCGCCCGAGGTGAAGCAGCAGTTGTCGAACGGCTTGCTCGAGGTGTTGCGCGAAGCCATCCCGGCCCAGGCCGGCTTGGACATCCAGCTGTGCGTCGAAGTGCTCGACATCGACCGCGTTCCCTATGCCAAGCTGCGTCTGCCCGGCTGA
- a CDS encoding YdcH family protein: MPVPHDLLADLHVTAEAFQALIDKDQDLHKLHKEYNTKDKEVLAAEANGTNDEAVNRLRKERLLLKDKIERIIHPPKS; this comes from the coding sequence ATGCCAGTTCCGCATGATCTGCTCGCTGACCTGCACGTTACCGCTGAAGCATTCCAGGCGCTCATAGACAAGGACCAGGACCTTCACAAGCTGCACAAGGAATACAACACCAAGGACAAGGAAGTGCTGGCCGCCGAGGCCAATGGCACCAACGACGAGGCGGTCAACCGCCTGCGCAAGGAAAGGCTGCTGCTCAAGGACAAGATCGAACGGATCATTCATCCGCCGAAGTCCTGA
- a CDS encoding trans-sulfuration enzyme family protein produces MSDKPRNFATRTIHAGEQSSVADNAIFPPIYTASSYIKRSLDDNPEYAYSRVGNPTRHAYESCVAALEEGVGAVACASGVNATATVLELLPKDAHVVVMNGVYGGTFRILEDYRGRTSGLTTTYVDLNDVEAVAAAIKPETQLIWIESPTNPLLHLVDIKAVCDLARARGILTCIDNTFCSPWNQRPITLGVDLVMHSASKYIGGHSDLTGGVVVAANDQLLARLRKISMAVGAIQGPFDCYLALRGLKTLDVRMERQCANALQVARFLEGHPQVEQVFYPGLESHPQHELCKRQMRAGGAVVAMKVKGADRAALNRLVEALQIFVLADSLGGVESMINHSWSMSHNSLSPAQKGEMGISENLLRLSVGIEDYRDLIDDLDGALKASAAV; encoded by the coding sequence ATGTCCGACAAGCCGCGTAATTTCGCCACCCGTACCATTCACGCCGGCGAGCAGTCCAGCGTTGCCGACAACGCCATCTTCCCGCCCATCTATACCGCCAGTTCCTACATCAAGCGCAGCCTCGACGATAACCCCGAATACGCTTACAGCCGTGTCGGCAACCCGACCCGGCATGCTTATGAAAGCTGCGTTGCCGCGCTGGAGGAGGGCGTGGGTGCGGTGGCCTGTGCATCGGGTGTGAATGCTACCGCCACGGTGCTGGAGCTGCTGCCCAAAGACGCCCACGTGGTGGTGATGAACGGCGTCTACGGCGGCACTTTCCGCATCCTCGAAGACTACCGCGGGCGTACTTCGGGCCTGACCACCACCTATGTCGACCTCAATGACGTCGAGGCGGTGGCGGCAGCGATCAAGCCAGAGACCCAGCTGATCTGGATCGAGTCGCCGACCAACCCGTTGCTGCACCTGGTGGACATCAAGGCGGTGTGCGACCTGGCCCGTGCCCGCGGCATTCTCACCTGCATCGACAACACCTTCTGCTCGCCGTGGAACCAGCGCCCAATCACCCTCGGCGTGGACCTGGTGATGCACTCGGCGAGCAAGTACATCGGCGGCCATTCCGACCTCACCGGTGGTGTGGTGGTTGCTGCCAATGACCAACTGCTGGCGCGGTTGCGCAAGATCAGCATGGCGGTAGGCGCGATCCAGGGGCCGTTCGACTGTTACCTGGCCCTGCGCGGGCTGAAGACCCTGGATGTGCGCATGGAGCGCCAGTGCGCCAATGCGCTGCAGGTAGCGCGCTTCCTCGAAGGCCACCCGCAGGTCGAGCAGGTGTTCTACCCAGGGCTGGAAAGCCACCCGCAGCACGAGCTGTGCAAGCGTCAGATGCGCGCTGGCGGAGCGGTGGTGGCGATGAAGGTCAAGGGCGCTGACCGGGCGGCGCTCAACCGGCTGGTCGAGGCCCTGCAGATCTTCGTGCTGGCCGACTCGCTGGGCGGGGTGGAGAGCATGATCAACCACTCCTGGAGCATGTCGCACAACTCGTTGAGCCCGGCGCAGAAGGGCGAGATGGGGATCAGCGAGAACCTGCTGCGGTTGTCGGTAGGGATCGAGGATTACCGCGACCTGATCGACGACCTGGATGGGGCGTTGAAGGCTTCGGCTGCGGTGTAA
- a CDS encoding Lrp/AsnC family transcriptional regulator: protein MDSFDQHILTLLQRDASISLKDLAEAVNLSTTPCWKRVKRLEEDGYILGRVALLDPERLGLGLTVFVQLKTQRHDSAWLEQFATTVKGFEEVMEFYRMSGDWDYMLRVVVGDIAAYDRFYKKLITSTDGLSNITSSFAMEQMKYTTALPVHR from the coding sequence ATGGACAGTTTCGACCAACACATCCTCACCCTGTTGCAGCGCGACGCCTCGATCTCGCTCAAGGACCTGGCCGAAGCGGTCAACCTGTCGACCACGCCCTGCTGGAAGCGGGTCAAGCGCCTGGAGGAAGACGGATATATCCTCGGCCGTGTCGCCTTGCTCGACCCCGAGCGCCTGGGGCTGGGGCTGACCGTGTTCGTCCAGCTCAAGACCCAGCGCCACGACAGCGCCTGGCTGGAGCAGTTCGCGACGACGGTGAAGGGGTTCGAGGAGGTGATGGAGTTCTACCGCATGTCCGGGGACTGGGACTACATGCTGCGAGTAGTGGTGGGCGACATCGCGGCGTATGACCGCTTCTACAAGAAGCTGATCACCAGCACCGACGGGCTGTCGAACATCACCTCCAGTTTTGCCATGGAGCAGATGAAATACACCACGGCCTTGCCGGTGCATCGATAG